A genomic window from Salvia splendens isolate huo1 chromosome 11, SspV2, whole genome shotgun sequence includes:
- the LOC121753908 gene encoding MFP1 attachment factor 1-like has product MSDKIESPNQNPEAEHLPPSATNAMAETEQSPPNATATATAAADKFPNVSFSIWPPTDRTREAVKNRLIETLSSPSILSKRYGTVSREEAVEAAKLIEQEAFEVAGNAVSADDDGIVILQVYSKEISKRMLDTVKARSGDSAAAPATDEPHKAEEEDAGSSAPPQSEKTESVADDE; this is encoded by the coding sequence ATGTCGGACAAAATAGAATCCCCAAATCAAAATCCCGAAGCCGAACATCTACCGCCTTCAGCCACCAACGCCATGGCCGAAACCGAGCAATCGCCACCAAatgccaccgccaccgccaccgccgccgccgacaAATTCCCCAACGTTTCCTTCAGCATCTGGCCACCAACCGACCGCACGCGCGAGGCCGTGAAGAACCGCCTCATTGAAACCCTCTCTTCCCCCTCCATTCTCTCCAAGCGGTACGGCACCGTTTCGCGCGAAGAAGCGGTCGAAGCCGCCAAGCTTATCGAGCAGGAGGCCTTCGAGGTCGCCGGAAATGCGGTGTCCGCTGATGACGACGGGATCGTGATTTTGCAGGTCTATTCCAAGGAAATTAGCAAGCGGATGCTTGACACCGTGAAGGCCAGATCTGGAGACTCGGCAGCCGCTCCGGCCACCGACGAGCCGCATAAGGCAGAGGAGGAGGACGCGGGGTCATCCGCGCCGCCGCAGAGTGAGAAAACCGAGTCTGTTGCCGATGATGAGTAA